A region of Lycium barbarum isolate Lr01 chromosome 3, ASM1917538v2, whole genome shotgun sequence DNA encodes the following proteins:
- the LOC132631754 gene encoding small ribosomal subunit protein uS15 encodes MGRMHSRGKGISASALPYKRTPPSWLKISAPDVEDNICKFAKKGLTPSQIGVILRDSHGIAQVKSVTGSKILRILKAHGLAPEIPEDLYHLIKKAVAIRKHLERNRKDKDSKFRLILVESRIHRLARYYKKTKKLPPVWKYESTTASTLVA; translated from the exons ATGGGTCGCATGCACAGTCGTGG TAAGGGTATTTCAGCTTCTGCTCTTCCTTACAAGAGGACTCCTCCCAGTTGGCTCAAGATCTCCGCTCCTGAT GTTGAGGACAACATTTGCAAGTTTGCAAAGAAAGGGTTGACCCCTTCACAGATTGGTGTCATTCTTCGTGACTCACACGGTATTGCGCAAGTCAAGAGTGTCACTGGTAGCAAGATCTTGCGTATCCTCAAAGCTCACG GGCTTGCACCTGAGATTCCAGAGGATCTGTACCACCTGATTAAGAAGGCTGTTGCAATTAGGAAGCATTTGGAGAGGAACAGGAAGGACAAGGATTCTAAATTCCGCTTGATTTTGGTGGAGAGCAGGATCCATCGCCTTGCTCGCTATTACAAGAAAACTAAAAAGCTCCCACCTGTCTGGAAATA CGAATCTACCACTGCCAGCACACTTGTGGCTTAG
- the LOC132631106 gene encoding protein MAIN-LIKE 2-like, with product MNRPKVTVHPGPKNYDLLILQQQYRSQAVWDGKLTGQNACLTIRRANHEFWNHVRQYPLHSRILNYFERCGFWGVLAVGNVQYDEGIITALIERWRPETHTFHMRTDECAITLQDVEVLYGIPVDGHPLNDIIDEHTDEAEVQKRVRLYLLWLIGDTIFPDNTGSKLSLHFLLDIIDLDAIGWKAWGATALSYLYNCLCRASMTNSRDVCGFIALLHVWVWVWERIIPMQPLLRPPRVNERDIVFAQKWTRRGVRESEARAVLIVYRDVLDNLTDGHVQPAHA from the exons ATGAATCGCCCCAAAGTCACTGTACATCCAGGTCCAAAAAATTATGATTTATTAATACTCCAGCAACAATATCGATCCCAGGCTGTGTGGGATGGAAAATTGACTGGACAGAACGCGTGTTTAACTATACGTCGTGCGAATCATGAATTCTGGAATCACGTGAGGCAATACCCTTTACACAGTCGCATCCTTAATTACTTTGAGAGGTGTGGATTTTGGGGAGTTTTAGCAGTAGGTAATGTGCAGTATGATGAAGgaatcatcactgcacttattgaGAGATGGCGTCCAGAGACGCATACATTTCATATGCGGACTGACGAATGTGCCATCACACTGCAGGATGTCGAGGTGTTATATGGCATTCCTGTGGATGGTCACCCATTG aatgatattattgatgaacaCACTGATGAGGCTGAGGTACAAAAGAGGGTCAGGTTGTACCTGCTTTGGTTGATTGGTGACACTATATTCCCTGATAATACTGGTTCAAAGCTTAGTTTACACTTTTTGCTTGACATAATAGACCTTGATGCAATAGGCTGGAAAGCTTGGGGAGCAACAgcattatcatacttgtacaattgTCTATGCCGTGCTTCGATGACTAATAGCCGTGATGTTTGTGGATTTATTGCTTTATTACAT GTTTGGGTTTGGGTTTGGGAGCGAATAATCCCGATGCAGCCATTACTTCGTCCTCCAAGAGTAAACGAACGAGATATTGTATTTGCGCAGAAGTGGACTCGTCGTGGAGTTCGTGAAAGCGAGGCACGAGCTGTGCTAATAGTTTATAGGGATGTTTTAGACAACCTAACTGATGGACATGTACAACCCGCACATGCTTGA